From a region of the Equus przewalskii isolate Varuska chromosome 2, EquPr2, whole genome shotgun sequence genome:
- the CCDC27 gene encoding coiled-coil domain-containing protein 27 isoform X3 translates to MTCPVSMETSVMPYTAPRIREDMEFQKLVSCWPVSGAGPRWGPCSPYTLLQTEMPIGAVCLSYHSGGNPWSFCPTLPMLPIGTSTPKKRSLAPNLMEKGLMVLRSVASRDYQAPEWKLRQKQRSLSKSAQAISSYYRKMSESRQDASAEDTNFVSGMEELRKAFLMRPGCPQFSTRATSMSHFGSATTVALPEELCVSPRTWRKRDDSFDSQQGSDVKADGHLLPFSKSACEFNYLRKKSEELSPVTSTSVLEQSHPTKRIPWYISVIHEKDRCLFTLGEEVQRLSELQVQVQKKDEEILALQEEREALKRQLKYLLKSKGEEASGYQGMRERSSESAPKAVGRLSILKSFFRDEEKQHCLRQMQEEYAVSDRGKDLEAGGVEEEESLEGEAERAADKGAQDREGGTGSAQEERGQEEEEEVELEEEKEVQEEEDADANLGRKRTWSLDEVFEQELMAQLEEYEQVIQEFQFELEITKTRYSLAIGVITSLQRQVDFQESQLQKINTENEMLEKELRERKRQLQAMSDKFSNLREDKKHTEMMGLIEKDNHLLRQLERLRNKIIQATFSTSGIKSLATEISDNDILEVLQKIISERTDYYNQLKMKGVKVPPLQQLEILSSVGKPKKPAAK, encoded by the exons ATGACGTGTCCTGTTTCTATGGAGACATCTGTGATGCCATAcactgctcccaggatccgagaGGACATGGAATTTCAGAAGCTGGTCTCCTGCTGGCCTGTGTCAGGGGCAGGTCCACGCTGGGGGCCGTGCTCCCCTTACACCCTGCTCCAGACCGAGATGCCCATAGGAGCAGTCTGTCTAAGTTATCATTCAGGAGGCAACCCTTGGTCCTTTTGTCCCACCCTCCCGATGTTGCCTATCGGAACCAGCACCCCCAAGAAGCGGAGTCTGGCGCCCAACTTGATGGAGAAGGGCCTGATGGTCCTCCGGAGTGTGGCCAGCCGGGACTACCAGGCCCCAGAATGGAAACTTCGCCAGAAACAGCGCTCCCTCAGCAAGTCGGCTCAGGCCATCAGCAGCTACTACAGGAAGATG AGCGAATCCAGGCAAGACGCCAGTGCCGAGGACACCAACTTTGTGTCTGGAATGGAGGAACTACGAAAGGCATTTCTCATGCGTCCTGGCTGCCCCCAGTTTAGCACCAGGGCCACGTCCATGTCTCACTTTG GTTCAGCCACGACCGTCGCTCTGCCAGAGGAACTGTGTGTCAGCCCCAGGACCTGGAGGAAGAGAGATGACTCATTCGACAGCCAGCAGGGTTCAGATGTGAAGGCGGACG GGCACCTGCTCCCCTTCAGCAAGAGTGCCTGCGAGTTCAATTACTTGCGGAAGAAGAGCGAAGAGTTGAGCCCGGTCACCAGCACCTCGGTCCTAGAGCAGAGCCACCCGACAAAGCGGATACCCTGGTACATCTCGGTCATCCACGAGAAG GACCGCTGCCTGTTCACGCTGGGGGAGGAAGTCCAGCGCCTCTCTGAGCTGCAGGTGCAGGTTCAGAAGAAAGACGAGGAGATCTTGGCCCTCCAGGAGGAGCGGGAGGCCCTGAAGAGGCAGCTGAAATACCTCCTCAAAAGCAAAGGCGAAGAGGCCTCAGGGTACCAGGGCATGCGG GAGCGGTCCTCAGAGTCTGCACCAAAGGCGGTGGGGAGGCTGAGCATCCTGAAATCGTTCTTCAGAGATGAGGAGAAGCAGCACTGCTTGAGGCAG ATGCAAGAGGAGTATGCCGTGAGCGACAGAGGCAAGGACCTGGAGGCAGGCGGTGTTGAGGAGGAAGAGAGCCTGGAAGGGGAGGCCGAGAGGGCAGCGGACAAGGGAGCACAGGACCGTGAGGGCGGGACGGGGTCTGCACAAGAGGAGAGaggtcaggaggaggaggaggaagtggaattggaagaggagaaggaggtgcaggaggaggaggacgccGACGCCAACCTCGGCAGGAAGAGGACTTGGTCCCTGGACGAGGTGTTTGAGCAGGAGCTGATGGCGCAGCTGGAGGAGTATGAGCAGGTGATCCAGGAGTTCCAGTTCGAGCTGGAGATCACCAAGACCAGATACTCCCTCGCAATAG GGGTCATCACATCTTTGCAACGACAAGTGGATTTCCAAGAATCCCAGCTGCAAAAGATCAACACGGAAAACGAGATGCTGGAGAAGGAGCTGCGAGAGCGGAAGCGTCAGTTACAGGCCATGTCAGACAAG tTCTCCAACCTCCGAGAAGACAAGAAGCACACAGAGATGATGGGGCTCATTGAGAAGGACAACCATCTTCTCCGACAG CTTGAAAGACTGAGAAACAAGATCATCCAGGCCACCTTCAGCACCTCAGGCATCAAGTCCTTGGCCACCGAGATCTCTGACAATGACATCCTGGAAGTCCTACAG
- the CCDC27 gene encoding coiled-coil domain-containing protein 27 isoform X1, whose product MTCPVSMETSVMPYTAPRIREDMEFQKLVSCWPVSGAGPRWGPCSPYTLLQTEMPIGAVCLSYHSGGNPWSFCPTLPMLPIGTSTPKKRSLAPNLMEKGLMVLRSVASRDYQAPEWKLRQKQRSLSKSAQAISSYYRKMSESRQDASAEDTNFVSGMEELRKAFLMRPGCPQFSTRATSMSHFGSATTVALPEELCVSPRTWRKRDDSFDSQQGSDVKADGHLLPFSKSACEFNYLRKKSEELSPVTSTSVLEQSHPTKRIPWYISVIHEKDRCLFTLGEEVQRLSELQVQVQKKDEEILALQEEREALKRQLKYLLKSKGEEASGYQGMRERSSESAPKAVGRLSILKSFFRDEEKQHCLRQMQEEYAVSDRGKDLEAGGVEEEESLEGEAERAADKGAQDREGGTGSAQEERGQEEEEEVELEEEKEVQEEEDADANLGRKRTWSLDEVFEQELMAQLEEYEQVIQEFQFELEITKTRYSLAIGVITSLQRQVDFQESQLQKINTENEMLEKELRERKRQLQAMSDKFSNLREDKKHTEMMGLIEKDNHLLRQKVSELESELTKREQTILECDAKVSQLQAQVDLNQKHLQRWKQLQEEMQNKNEMVQQAEQRALMALEIAHSRLERLRNKIIQATFSTSGIKSLATEISDNDILEVLQKIISERTDYYNQLKMKGVKVPPLQQLEILSSVGKPKKPAAK is encoded by the exons ATGACGTGTCCTGTTTCTATGGAGACATCTGTGATGCCATAcactgctcccaggatccgagaGGACATGGAATTTCAGAAGCTGGTCTCCTGCTGGCCTGTGTCAGGGGCAGGTCCACGCTGGGGGCCGTGCTCCCCTTACACCCTGCTCCAGACCGAGATGCCCATAGGAGCAGTCTGTCTAAGTTATCATTCAGGAGGCAACCCTTGGTCCTTTTGTCCCACCCTCCCGATGTTGCCTATCGGAACCAGCACCCCCAAGAAGCGGAGTCTGGCGCCCAACTTGATGGAGAAGGGCCTGATGGTCCTCCGGAGTGTGGCCAGCCGGGACTACCAGGCCCCAGAATGGAAACTTCGCCAGAAACAGCGCTCCCTCAGCAAGTCGGCTCAGGCCATCAGCAGCTACTACAGGAAGATG AGCGAATCCAGGCAAGACGCCAGTGCCGAGGACACCAACTTTGTGTCTGGAATGGAGGAACTACGAAAGGCATTTCTCATGCGTCCTGGCTGCCCCCAGTTTAGCACCAGGGCCACGTCCATGTCTCACTTTG GTTCAGCCACGACCGTCGCTCTGCCAGAGGAACTGTGTGTCAGCCCCAGGACCTGGAGGAAGAGAGATGACTCATTCGACAGCCAGCAGGGTTCAGATGTGAAGGCGGACG GGCACCTGCTCCCCTTCAGCAAGAGTGCCTGCGAGTTCAATTACTTGCGGAAGAAGAGCGAAGAGTTGAGCCCGGTCACCAGCACCTCGGTCCTAGAGCAGAGCCACCCGACAAAGCGGATACCCTGGTACATCTCGGTCATCCACGAGAAG GACCGCTGCCTGTTCACGCTGGGGGAGGAAGTCCAGCGCCTCTCTGAGCTGCAGGTGCAGGTTCAGAAGAAAGACGAGGAGATCTTGGCCCTCCAGGAGGAGCGGGAGGCCCTGAAGAGGCAGCTGAAATACCTCCTCAAAAGCAAAGGCGAAGAGGCCTCAGGGTACCAGGGCATGCGG GAGCGGTCCTCAGAGTCTGCACCAAAGGCGGTGGGGAGGCTGAGCATCCTGAAATCGTTCTTCAGAGATGAGGAGAAGCAGCACTGCTTGAGGCAG ATGCAAGAGGAGTATGCCGTGAGCGACAGAGGCAAGGACCTGGAGGCAGGCGGTGTTGAGGAGGAAGAGAGCCTGGAAGGGGAGGCCGAGAGGGCAGCGGACAAGGGAGCACAGGACCGTGAGGGCGGGACGGGGTCTGCACAAGAGGAGAGaggtcaggaggaggaggaggaagtggaattggaagaggagaaggaggtgcaggaggaggaggacgccGACGCCAACCTCGGCAGGAAGAGGACTTGGTCCCTGGACGAGGTGTTTGAGCAGGAGCTGATGGCGCAGCTGGAGGAGTATGAGCAGGTGATCCAGGAGTTCCAGTTCGAGCTGGAGATCACCAAGACCAGATACTCCCTCGCAATAG GGGTCATCACATCTTTGCAACGACAAGTGGATTTCCAAGAATCCCAGCTGCAAAAGATCAACACGGAAAACGAGATGCTGGAGAAGGAGCTGCGAGAGCGGAAGCGTCAGTTACAGGCCATGTCAGACAAG tTCTCCAACCTCCGAGAAGACAAGAAGCACACAGAGATGATGGGGCTCATTGAGAAGGACAACCATCTTCTCCGACAG AAAGTGTCGGAGCTGGAGAGTGAACTCACCAAGCGAGAGCAGACCATCTTGGAGTGTGACGCCAAGGTCAGCCAGCTGCAGGCCCAGGTGGACCTgaaccagaagcacctgcagagaTGGAAGCAGCTGCAGGAGGAGATGCAGAACAAGAATGAGATGGTCCAACAGGCAGAGCAGCGGGCCCTCATGGCCCTGGAGATCGCCCACTCCAGG CTTGAAAGACTGAGAAACAAGATCATCCAGGCCACCTTCAGCACCTCAGGCATCAAGTCCTTGGCCACCGAGATCTCTGACAATGACATCCTGGAAGTCCTACAG
- the CCDC27 gene encoding coiled-coil domain-containing protein 27 isoform X2: MTCPVSMETSVMPYTAPRIREDMEFQKLVSCWPVSGAGPRWGPCSPYTLLQTEMPIGAVCLSYHSGGNPWSFCPTLPMLPIGTSTPKKRSLAPNLMEKGLMVLRSVASRDYQAPEWKLRQKQRSLSKSAQAISSYYRKMSESRQDASAEDTNFVSGMEELRKAFLMRPGCPQFSTRATSMSHFGSATTVALPEELCVSPRTWRKRDDSFDSQQGSDVKADGHLLPFSKSACEFNYLRKKSEELSPVTSTSVLEQSHPTKRIPWYISVIHEKDRCLFTLGEEVQRLSELQVQVQKKDEEILALQEEREALKRQLKYLLKSKGEEASGYQGMRMQEEYAVSDRGKDLEAGGVEEEESLEGEAERAADKGAQDREGGTGSAQEERGQEEEEEVELEEEKEVQEEEDADANLGRKRTWSLDEVFEQELMAQLEEYEQVIQEFQFELEITKTRYSLAIGVITSLQRQVDFQESQLQKINTENEMLEKELRERKRQLQAMSDKFSNLREDKKHTEMMGLIEKDNHLLRQKVSELESELTKREQTILECDAKVSQLQAQVDLNQKHLQRWKQLQEEMQNKNEMVQQAEQRALMALEIAHSRLERLRNKIIQATFSTSGIKSLATEISDNDILEVLQKIISERTDYYNQLKMKGVKVPPLQQLEILSSVGKPKKPAAK; the protein is encoded by the exons ATGACGTGTCCTGTTTCTATGGAGACATCTGTGATGCCATAcactgctcccaggatccgagaGGACATGGAATTTCAGAAGCTGGTCTCCTGCTGGCCTGTGTCAGGGGCAGGTCCACGCTGGGGGCCGTGCTCCCCTTACACCCTGCTCCAGACCGAGATGCCCATAGGAGCAGTCTGTCTAAGTTATCATTCAGGAGGCAACCCTTGGTCCTTTTGTCCCACCCTCCCGATGTTGCCTATCGGAACCAGCACCCCCAAGAAGCGGAGTCTGGCGCCCAACTTGATGGAGAAGGGCCTGATGGTCCTCCGGAGTGTGGCCAGCCGGGACTACCAGGCCCCAGAATGGAAACTTCGCCAGAAACAGCGCTCCCTCAGCAAGTCGGCTCAGGCCATCAGCAGCTACTACAGGAAGATG AGCGAATCCAGGCAAGACGCCAGTGCCGAGGACACCAACTTTGTGTCTGGAATGGAGGAACTACGAAAGGCATTTCTCATGCGTCCTGGCTGCCCCCAGTTTAGCACCAGGGCCACGTCCATGTCTCACTTTG GTTCAGCCACGACCGTCGCTCTGCCAGAGGAACTGTGTGTCAGCCCCAGGACCTGGAGGAAGAGAGATGACTCATTCGACAGCCAGCAGGGTTCAGATGTGAAGGCGGACG GGCACCTGCTCCCCTTCAGCAAGAGTGCCTGCGAGTTCAATTACTTGCGGAAGAAGAGCGAAGAGTTGAGCCCGGTCACCAGCACCTCGGTCCTAGAGCAGAGCCACCCGACAAAGCGGATACCCTGGTACATCTCGGTCATCCACGAGAAG GACCGCTGCCTGTTCACGCTGGGGGAGGAAGTCCAGCGCCTCTCTGAGCTGCAGGTGCAGGTTCAGAAGAAAGACGAGGAGATCTTGGCCCTCCAGGAGGAGCGGGAGGCCCTGAAGAGGCAGCTGAAATACCTCCTCAAAAGCAAAGGCGAAGAGGCCTCAGGGTACCAGGGCATGCGG ATGCAAGAGGAGTATGCCGTGAGCGACAGAGGCAAGGACCTGGAGGCAGGCGGTGTTGAGGAGGAAGAGAGCCTGGAAGGGGAGGCCGAGAGGGCAGCGGACAAGGGAGCACAGGACCGTGAGGGCGGGACGGGGTCTGCACAAGAGGAGAGaggtcaggaggaggaggaggaagtggaattggaagaggagaaggaggtgcaggaggaggaggacgccGACGCCAACCTCGGCAGGAAGAGGACTTGGTCCCTGGACGAGGTGTTTGAGCAGGAGCTGATGGCGCAGCTGGAGGAGTATGAGCAGGTGATCCAGGAGTTCCAGTTCGAGCTGGAGATCACCAAGACCAGATACTCCCTCGCAATAG GGGTCATCACATCTTTGCAACGACAAGTGGATTTCCAAGAATCCCAGCTGCAAAAGATCAACACGGAAAACGAGATGCTGGAGAAGGAGCTGCGAGAGCGGAAGCGTCAGTTACAGGCCATGTCAGACAAG tTCTCCAACCTCCGAGAAGACAAGAAGCACACAGAGATGATGGGGCTCATTGAGAAGGACAACCATCTTCTCCGACAG AAAGTGTCGGAGCTGGAGAGTGAACTCACCAAGCGAGAGCAGACCATCTTGGAGTGTGACGCCAAGGTCAGCCAGCTGCAGGCCCAGGTGGACCTgaaccagaagcacctgcagagaTGGAAGCAGCTGCAGGAGGAGATGCAGAACAAGAATGAGATGGTCCAACAGGCAGAGCAGCGGGCCCTCATGGCCCTGGAGATCGCCCACTCCAGG CTTGAAAGACTGAGAAACAAGATCATCCAGGCCACCTTCAGCACCTCAGGCATCAAGTCCTTGGCCACCGAGATCTCTGACAATGACATCCTGGAAGTCCTACAG